In Bacillus sp. Cs-700, one genomic interval encodes:
- a CDS encoding M20/M25/M40 family metallo-hydrolase, with translation MLRMNQEFLLELLSTASPSGAEMEIQHKWMDYVKEFADEIKTDNAGNAIGVLNPNAEFKVLLAGHCDEIGFMVKKIDQDGFIRVEKLGGISHKPAIGMKVTILGTHGKLTGVFGVNAEHHGGAKEFNFEDLYIDCGATSKEEIEKYIQIGDLAVYKREVEHLLNDRISGRGLDNRTGSFIVAEVLRKLAKRNPKVGVYAVSTVNEETNMGGAYFAGAGIQPTMAIACDVTFSSDYPGIDARKHTEVNLGDGPVLAKGAPINIKINQLLEKAAKKLDLKLQYELTPRMTGTDADKLRLTGYGVPISLVSLPLRYMHAPVETVSLKDMQEEIDLLVEMIAELTGEESVNPLSK, from the coding sequence GTGCTTCGTATGAATCAGGAATTTTTACTTGAATTGTTATCAACTGCTTCACCATCGGGAGCTGAAATGGAGATTCAGCATAAATGGATGGACTATGTGAAGGAATTTGCTGACGAAATAAAAACAGACAATGCAGGAAATGCCATTGGCGTTCTTAATCCTAATGCAGAATTTAAAGTTCTTCTTGCTGGCCACTGTGATGAAATAGGATTTATGGTAAAGAAAATTGATCAAGACGGCTTCATTCGTGTGGAAAAGTTAGGCGGTATTAGTCATAAACCTGCTATCGGCATGAAAGTAACGATTCTTGGCACGCATGGAAAATTAACAGGGGTATTTGGCGTGAATGCTGAACATCATGGTGGAGCAAAAGAATTCAATTTCGAGGATCTTTACATAGACTGTGGTGCAACTTCAAAAGAAGAGATCGAAAAGTATATTCAAATCGGAGATCTGGCTGTCTATAAACGTGAAGTTGAGCACTTATTGAATGACAGAATTAGTGGTAGAGGTCTAGATAATCGAACTGGCTCGTTTATTGTTGCAGAGGTTTTACGAAAGCTCGCTAAGCGAAATCCTAAGGTAGGTGTATATGCGGTTAGTACAGTGAACGAAGAAACCAACATGGGTGGAGCATACTTTGCTGGTGCAGGAATTCAGCCAACGATGGCCATTGCCTGTGATGTGACATTTTCTTCTGATTATCCTGGGATTGATGCAAGAAAACACACAGAGGTTAATCTCGGGGACGGCCCTGTTCTTGCGAAAGGTGCTCCTATTAATATTAAAATTAATCAGCTGCTCGAAAAGGCTGCAAAAAAGCTTGATCTAAAACTTCAATATGAATTAACACCAAGAATGACAGGAACCGATGCTGATAAGCTCCGCTTAACAGGATACGGCGTGCCGATCTCGCTCGTATCTTTGCCGCTTCGCTATATGCATGCGCCAGTTGAAACGGTTAGTCTAAAAGACATGCAGGAAGAAATTGATTTGTTAGTTGAGATGATTGCAGAATTAACTGGTGAAGAAAGTGTAAATCCATTAAGTAAATAA
- a CDS encoding ABC transporter transmembrane domain-containing protein: MFSILQKLSWFFKQHWKRYSIAIGLLILGGILEVIPPKLIGMAIDEINVGSLTWDSLRNYLFFYGALLIVVYLVTYVWMYQLFGGAFLVERMLRSRFMKHLLKMTPSFYEKNRTGDLMARATNDLKAVSLTAGFGILTLVDSTIFMFLILVTMGVLISWKLTLAAILPLPLMALAMNRYGKVIHKRFTAAQDSFGHMNDQVLESIAGVRVTRAYVQERADQQKFKNLTEDVYRKNIDVAKIDVLFEPTIKVLVGMSYLIGLGYGAYLVFHNVLTLGELVSFNVYLGMLIWPMIAVGELINVMQRGSASLNRVLETLSHEEDVKDHHAPKHHESPGTISFEHVQFTYPTSSVTNLNDVSFTLEKGQTLGIVGRTGSGKTTLLKQLLREYPVGEGKIKISDVPIEEFSLGTLQSWIGYVPQDQMLFSRTVRENLLFGKKDGTDQDVDQVLRLSDFKKDVNLLPQGLETLVGEKGVALSGGQKQRVSIARALMIDPEILILDDAMSAVDGKTEAQILANIRSERAGKTTLIATHRLSGVKHADRILVLEDGKVIEEGTHEELLVQKGWYREQYDRQQLEDSLKEVL; this comes from the coding sequence ATGTTCTCGATTTTACAGAAGCTAAGCTGGTTTTTTAAGCAGCATTGGAAGCGTTATAGTATTGCAATTGGGTTATTGATATTAGGTGGGATCCTTGAGGTTATTCCGCCGAAGCTAATTGGGATGGCAATTGATGAAATTAATGTAGGAAGTTTAACTTGGGATAGTTTACGGAATTATCTATTTTTTTATGGTGCGTTATTAATTGTCGTTTATCTCGTCACATATGTATGGATGTATCAACTATTTGGTGGTGCATTTCTAGTTGAGAGAATGCTTCGGTCTAGATTCATGAAACATCTTCTGAAAATGACGCCGTCTTTTTACGAGAAAAATCGGACTGGGGACTTGATGGCAAGAGCAACAAACGACTTAAAAGCCGTGTCGCTTACAGCGGGTTTCGGTATTTTAACTTTGGTTGATTCAACGATCTTTATGTTTCTTATATTGGTTACAATGGGTGTTTTGATTAGCTGGAAACTAACGCTTGCCGCTATTTTGCCTCTTCCATTAATGGCTCTTGCGATGAACCGTTATGGAAAGGTTATTCATAAGCGCTTTACCGCTGCGCAGGATTCTTTCGGTCATATGAATGATCAAGTACTTGAATCGATCGCAGGCGTTCGTGTTACGCGTGCTTATGTACAAGAGAGAGCGGATCAGCAAAAATTTAAAAATTTAACAGAAGATGTTTACAGAAAGAACATTGATGTAGCAAAGATAGATGTCCTATTTGAACCAACGATTAAAGTTCTCGTAGGGATGAGTTATTTAATTGGTCTAGGGTATGGGGCATATCTTGTTTTTCACAATGTACTTACACTAGGGGAACTCGTGTCATTTAACGTGTATCTCGGTATGCTGATTTGGCCGATGATTGCGGTTGGTGAGCTAATTAATGTCATGCAGCGTGGAAGCGCCTCACTTAATCGGGTATTGGAAACGTTATCTCACGAAGAAGATGTGAAGGACCATCACGCTCCGAAACATCACGAGTCTCCTGGTACGATTTCCTTTGAACATGTTCAGTTTACGTATCCAACTTCTTCAGTTACAAATTTAAATGATGTTTCATTTACGCTTGAAAAAGGTCAAACGCTCGGTATCGTTGGGCGAACTGGTAGCGGAAAAACCACTTTGCTAAAGCAATTGTTGAGAGAATACCCAGTAGGCGAAGGGAAAATAAAAATCTCTGATGTACCGATCGAAGAGTTTTCGCTTGGAACGCTTCAAAGCTGGATTGGGTATGTTCCGCAAGATCAAATGCTATTCTCTCGAACAGTGCGAGAAAACCTGCTTTTTGGTAAGAAAGATGGAACTGACCAAGATGTCGATCAAGTCCTCCGTTTATCTGATTTTAAGAAAGATGTCAATCTTCTTCCTCAAGGGCTTGAAACACTTGTAGGAGAAAAGGGGGTAGCCCTATCTGGTGGGCAAAAGCAGCGGGTTTCGATTGCTCGAGCTCTGATGATTGATCCGGAAATTCTTATTCTTGATGATGCGATGTCAGCAGTGGATGGGAAAACAGAGGCACAAATTCTTGCAAATATAAGAAGTGAACGTGCTGGTAAAACGACGCTTATTGCGACACATCGGCTTTCGGGTGTAAAGCATGCTGATCGTATTCTTGTTCTAGAAGATGGCAAAGTGATTGAAGAAGGTACACATGAGGAGCTTCTTGTCCAAAAAGGCTGGTACAGAGAGCAATATGACAGACAGCAACTTGAAGATTCACTAAAGGAGGTGCTGTAA
- a CDS encoding ABC transporter ATP-binding protein translates to MNRHVGKRLVKYALGFKKNILIALLLLTVAVTAELSGPFIAKRMIDVHILGIEYPWYESDQGEDAVQYDGAWYKRSDHFDNEAKGEEARILQIGRDYYFIDEPIAFDGERSINENTLTIEKDGQQQSYGASEISNEELLAFYQPQIEPMIWLIALYFGLLVFASFFEYGQGLLLQTSANRIIQKMRTDVYAQIQRLHINYFDNLPAGKVVARITNDTEAIRELYVTVLATFFTSIFYMTGIFIALFLLDVKLAFITLTIVPLLVVWIIVYRKYASKFNKVIRARVSDINAMINESIQGMSIIRAFKRQQMTEQEFEELNDSHFTYQNKLLHLNSLMSHNLVNILRNISFVALIWYFGGASLTSGAVISLGVLYAFVDYLNRLFQPVTNMVNQLANLEQALVAADRVFELLDEEGEDVADGMFPRYEGNVSFDHVSFAYKEDEYVLKNLCFEAKKGQTIALVGHTGSGKSSIMNLLFRFYDNQKGTISIDGKNIQDIRKQELRQHMAIVLQDPFLFTGTIASNVSLDDPSISREKVEKALNDVGADQLLRSLPNGYDEPVIEKGSTLSSGQRQLISFARALAFDPAVLILDEATSNVDTETEMVIQNALDILKKGRTTFIIAHRLSTIREADQILVLHQGEIVERGDHDQLMKKKGRYFQMYQLQQGKKIEQAV, encoded by the coding sequence ATGAACCGACATGTAGGAAAGCGTTTAGTAAAGTATGCACTTGGATTTAAGAAAAATATTTTAATTGCACTTCTACTTTTAACAGTTGCCGTAACAGCGGAACTATCTGGTCCTTTCATTGCTAAACGGATGATCGACGTTCATATACTTGGAATTGAGTATCCATGGTATGAATCAGATCAAGGGGAAGACGCTGTTCAATATGATGGTGCATGGTATAAGCGAAGCGATCATTTTGATAATGAAGCAAAAGGAGAAGAGGCAAGAATACTTCAAATCGGACGTGATTATTACTTCATTGACGAACCGATCGCTTTCGACGGTGAAAGATCAATTAACGAAAATACGCTCACTATTGAAAAAGATGGGCAACAACAGTCCTACGGAGCATCAGAGATAAGCAACGAAGAGCTGCTCGCTTTTTATCAACCTCAGATTGAACCGATGATCTGGCTCATTGCATTATACTTCGGACTTCTCGTCTTCGCTTCATTTTTTGAATATGGGCAAGGACTTCTTTTGCAAACTTCAGCTAACAGAATCATTCAGAAGATGAGAACGGATGTCTATGCGCAAATTCAGCGTTTGCACATCAACTACTTCGATAATTTGCCAGCTGGAAAAGTAGTGGCAAGAATTACGAATGATACAGAGGCGATACGTGAGCTTTATGTAACCGTACTCGCAACTTTTTTCACAAGCATCTTTTATATGACAGGCATCTTTATTGCCTTGTTTTTATTGGATGTAAAGCTTGCGTTTATTACATTAACCATTGTTCCACTTTTGGTTGTTTGGATCATTGTTTATCGCAAATATGCTTCCAAATTTAATAAAGTGATTCGAGCAAGAGTGAGTGACATTAATGCTATGATTAACGAGTCCATTCAAGGAATGTCAATCATAAGAGCTTTTAAACGCCAGCAAATGACAGAACAAGAATTTGAAGAATTAAATGATAGTCACTTTACGTATCAAAACAAGCTTTTACATTTAAATTCTTTAATGTCTCATAACCTGGTTAACATTTTAAGGAATATCTCATTTGTAGCATTGATTTGGTATTTCGGAGGAGCTTCTCTTACATCAGGTGCGGTGATAAGTCTTGGTGTTCTCTATGCTTTCGTCGACTATTTAAATCGATTGTTTCAACCCGTCACAAACATGGTCAATCAACTTGCCAATCTAGAGCAGGCATTGGTTGCTGCAGACCGCGTTTTTGAACTTCTTGATGAAGAAGGAGAAGATGTAGCCGATGGAATGTTCCCGCGATATGAAGGGAATGTTTCTTTTGATCATGTTTCCTTTGCTTATAAAGAAGATGAATATGTGTTAAAGAATCTTTGTTTTGAAGCGAAAAAAGGTCAAACTATTGCGCTCGTTGGACACACGGGCTCAGGAAAAAGCTCCATTATGAATTTGTTATTTCGATTTTATGATAATCAGAAGGGGACAATATCCATTGATGGGAAAAACATTCAGGATATTAGAAAGCAAGAACTGAGACAGCATATGGCCATTGTGCTTCAGGATCCATTTCTATTCACAGGCACAATTGCATCAAATGTTAGTCTTGACGACCCCTCTATTTCAAGAGAAAAAGTAGAAAAAGCTTTAAATGATGTTGGAGCAGATCAGCTGCTCCGTTCGCTTCCAAACGGATATGATGAGCCAGTTATAGAAAAAGGAAGCACGCTTTCTTCCGGGCAAAGACAGCTTATCTCATTTGCAAGAGCGTTAGCATTTGATCCTGCTGTCCTTATACTTGATGAAGCGACTTCAAATGTTGATACTGAGACGGAAATGGTTATTCAAAACGCTCTCGATATTTTGAAAAAGGGGCGTACCACATTTATCATTGCCCACAGACTTTCAACAATAAGAGAGGCAGATCAAATTCTCGTTCTTCATCAGGGAGAAATCGTTGAGCGAGGCGATCATGATCAATTAATGAAGAAAAAAGGAAGGTACTTTCAAATGTATCAGCTTCAACAAGGGAAAAAGATTGAGCAAGCCGTGTAG